In Acyrthosiphon pisum isolate AL4f unplaced genomic scaffold, pea_aphid_22Mar2018_4r6ur Scaffold_6967;HRSCAF=7537, whole genome shotgun sequence, the sequence TGACTGCTGCGGCGACGAGACAGACGGCCAAACATGGAGCGGGGACGATGCCAACGGTGAAGACTCGGACGTCAAATGTACGGATGGTGAAGACTCGGACGGTGGAGACTGAAACGGAGAAGACTCGGTCGGTGAAAACTCGGCCGGTGAAGATACGAACGGCGGATCCGTGACGACTTCAGTGGAAATAGGCGTCACAATCGCCTTGTTCAGCAACGCACTGTAGAGCCTGAACGTAGGACTTGCATAGTTGGCCACGATGATTTCGGACGGGCCACTTGACGGCTCGGCCGAAACCGTTTGCCGTCTCAAGTCGTTGCAGGCTGCAGGCTGTGAGGCAATCATCGCCGGCTCCTGCGTTGAAGCGACCGACGGCGATTCCAATCTCATGGCGGCTGCATCACCCGTGGACGGCGATTCCGATCCCATGGCGGCTGCATCCCCCGTAGACGGCGATTCCAATCCCAGGTCG encodes:
- the LOC103311575 gene encoding putative protein TPRXL yields the protein MSNISEVTFKSPEVDMTTPCTESNENSCEIASKRCDQFSSPALRPRHSSMPNTEVQMASAGDATDVELEFPSADNAADLRLESPSTGDAAAIMRLEFPSADNAADLGLESPSTGDAAAMGSESPSTGDAAAMRLESPSVASTQEPAMIASQPAACNDLRRQTVSAEPSSGPSEIIVANYASPTFRLYSALLNKAIVTPISTEVVTDPPFVSSPAEFSPTESSPFQSPPSESSPSVHLTSESSPLASSPLH